In Xanthomonas sp. SI, the following are encoded in one genomic region:
- the metH gene encoding methionine synthase, protein MSVRITRLSGLEPLLLTPDLLFVNIGERTNVTGSAQFRKLVKEERYEEAVEVARQQVASGAQILDVNMDEGLIDSEKAMTRFLNLIMSEPDIARIPIMVDSSKWSVIEAGLKCLQGKSVVNSISLKEGEAVFIEHARKVLRYGAAAVVMAFDEQGQADTCARKVEICSRAYKVLTEQVGFPPEDIIFDPNIFAVATGIEEHDNYAVDFIEATRIIRKTLPHCHVSGGVSNVSFSFRGNETVRQAIHSVFLYHAIAAGMDMGIVNAGGMPIYDDLDPDLRERVEDVILNRRRDGTERLLEIAERYKGKKGQSSVEDLAWREKPVRARLAHALVHGVDAYVELDTEEARQLSTRPLDVIEGPLMDGMNVVGDLFGAGKMFLPQVVKSARVMKKAVAYLLPYIEAEKLRTGDTGKSNGKIIMATVKGDVHDIGKNIVGVVLACNNFDVIDLGVMVPTQTILDRARAENADIIGLSGLITPSLEEMSHVAREMQRQGFSMPLLIGGATTSRAHTALKIDPHYGAPTVWVKDASRAVGVAQSLISKDLRAAFVAANDADYAEIRQRHKNRGDAKRLVSLEKARAQRFDGGWDTYTPPVPKQPGLHVFDDYPLPELIELIDWTPFFQAWELAGKFPAILSDAVVGSQASELYRDARAMLKRIVAEKWLTAKAVFGLWPANAVGDDVVVLTDRESGTGNGESGDDAPAFDHSRFSIPHSLHFLRQQVDKPVERPDFCLADFIAPRDSGKQDWIGAFAVTAGIGIEPHVARFEAEHDDYNAILLKALADRLAEALAERLHQRVRREFWGYVADEALDNEALIAEKYRGIRPAPGYPACPEHSEKKTLFALLDAERHAGMSLTESFAMLPTAAVSGYYFSHPQSQYFVVGRLTKEQVADYARRKGVPLLQAERWLASNLDYDPE, encoded by the coding sequence ATGTCCGTCCGCATTACCCGCCTGTCCGGCCTCGAGCCGCTGCTGCTGACCCCGGACCTGCTGTTCGTCAACATCGGCGAGCGCACCAACGTCACCGGCAGCGCGCAGTTCCGCAAGCTGGTCAAGGAAGAGCGCTACGAGGAGGCGGTGGAGGTGGCGCGCCAGCAGGTCGCCAGCGGCGCGCAGATCCTCGACGTCAACATGGACGAGGGCCTGATCGATTCGGAAAAAGCGATGACCCGCTTTCTCAACCTGATCATGTCCGAGCCGGACATCGCGCGCATCCCGATCATGGTCGACTCCTCCAAGTGGAGCGTAATCGAGGCCGGACTGAAATGTTTGCAGGGCAAGAGCGTGGTCAACTCGATCTCGCTGAAGGAAGGCGAGGCGGTGTTCATCGAGCACGCGCGCAAGGTGCTGCGCTACGGCGCCGCCGCAGTAGTGATGGCGTTCGACGAGCAGGGCCAGGCCGACACCTGCGCGCGCAAGGTCGAGATCTGCAGCCGTGCGTACAAGGTGCTGACCGAGCAGGTCGGTTTCCCGCCGGAAGACATCATCTTCGACCCGAACATCTTCGCCGTGGCCACCGGCATCGAGGAGCACGACAACTACGCGGTGGACTTCATCGAGGCCACCCGCATCATCCGCAAGACCCTGCCGCATTGCCATGTGTCCGGCGGCGTGTCCAACGTGTCGTTCTCGTTCCGCGGCAACGAGACCGTGCGCCAGGCGATCCACTCGGTGTTCCTGTACCACGCGATCGCCGCGGGCATGGACATGGGCATCGTCAACGCCGGCGGCATGCCGATCTACGACGACCTGGACCCCGACCTGCGCGAGCGCGTGGAGGACGTGATCCTCAACCGCCGCCGCGACGGCACCGAGCGCCTGCTGGAGATCGCCGAGCGCTACAAGGGCAAGAAGGGCCAGAGCAGCGTCGAGGACCTGGCATGGCGCGAAAAGCCGGTGCGCGCGCGGCTGGCGCACGCGCTGGTGCACGGCGTGGACGCCTACGTGGAACTCGATACCGAGGAAGCGCGGCAGCTGTCCACGCGTCCGCTGGACGTGATCGAAGGCCCGCTGATGGACGGCATGAACGTGGTCGGCGACCTGTTCGGCGCCGGCAAGATGTTCCTGCCGCAGGTGGTCAAGTCGGCACGGGTGATGAAGAAGGCGGTGGCCTACCTGCTGCCGTACATCGAGGCGGAAAAGCTGCGCACCGGCGACACCGGCAAGTCCAACGGCAAGATCATCATGGCCACGGTCAAGGGCGACGTGCACGACATCGGCAAGAACATCGTCGGCGTGGTCCTGGCCTGCAACAACTTCGACGTGATCGACCTGGGGGTGATGGTGCCGACCCAGACCATCCTCGACCGTGCGCGCGCCGAGAACGCCGACATCATCGGCCTGTCCGGGCTGATCACCCCGTCGCTGGAGGAGATGAGCCACGTCGCCCGCGAGATGCAGCGGCAGGGCTTCTCGATGCCGCTGCTGATCGGCGGCGCCACCACCTCGCGCGCGCACACCGCGCTGAAGATCGACCCGCACTACGGCGCGCCGACGGTGTGGGTCAAGGACGCCTCGCGCGCGGTCGGCGTGGCCCAGTCGCTGATCTCCAAGGATCTGCGCGCCGCGTTCGTCGCCGCCAACGACGCCGACTACGCCGAGATCCGCCAGCGTCACAAGAACCGTGGCGACGCCAAGCGCCTGGTGTCGCTGGAGAAGGCGCGCGCGCAGCGCTTCGACGGCGGCTGGGACACCTACACGCCGCCGGTGCCGAAGCAGCCGGGCCTGCACGTGTTCGACGACTATCCGCTGCCCGAGCTGATCGAGCTGATCGACTGGACCCCGTTCTTCCAGGCCTGGGAACTGGCCGGCAAGTTTCCGGCGATCCTCAGCGACGCGGTCGTCGGCAGCCAGGCCAGCGAGCTGTACCGCGACGCGCGCGCGATGCTCAAGCGCATCGTCGCCGAGAAGTGGCTGACCGCCAAGGCGGTGTTCGGGCTGTGGCCGGCGAATGCGGTGGGAGATGATGTCGTGGTCCTGACGGACCGGGAATCGGGAACCGGGAATGGGGAATCGGGCGACGACGCTCCGGCTTTCGACCATTCCCGATTCTCCATTCCCCATTCCCTGCATTTCCTCCGCCAACAAGTCGACAAACCCGTCGAGCGCCCCGATTTCTGCCTGGCCGATTTCATCGCGCCCAGGGACAGCGGCAAGCAGGACTGGATCGGGGCGTTCGCGGTCACCGCGGGCATCGGCATCGAGCCGCACGTGGCGCGCTTCGAGGCCGAGCACGACGACTACAACGCGATCCTGCTCAAGGCGCTGGCCGATCGCCTGGCCGAGGCCCTGGCCGAGCGCCTGCACCAGCGCGTGCGCCGCGAATTCTGGGGCTATGTCGCCGACGAGGCGCTGGACAACGAGGCGCTGATCGCCGAGAAGTACCGCGGCATCCGCCCTGCCCCCGGCTATCCGGCCTGCCCCGAGCACAGCGAGAAGAAGACCCTGTTCGCGCTGCTCGACGCAGAACGCCATGCTGGCATGTCGCTGACCGAAAGCTTCGCGATGCTGCCGACCGCGGCGGTGTCCGGCTACTACTTCAGCCACCCGCAGAGCCAGTATTTCGTGGTCGGGCGGCTGACCAAGGAACAGGTCGCCGACTACGCACGGCGCAAGGGCGTGCCGCTGCTGCAGGCCGAGCGCTGGCTAGCCTCGAACCTGGACTACGATCCGGAGTGA
- a CDS encoding transporter, with the protein MSTGIPAARMRACVRIHGVYARRRAAALIRCAPVLLGGLGATGVAHADDAPAFDRPGIGFASQTLPAGGVAWEQALSDVSYDRSGGVRSTEYVADSRLRIGLSAQAELQLAIDSQVWQRVRGTGQDFRGHGGGDASVGLKWALPSTRDTFSWAVLGTAAVPVGRAPYGDDGHRYDLGVSAGWDLDGGRNVALYANLSDSDDGHGWTVSPSYTFYAQGNLSAYAEAGIGGGEDEMRALGTGLTWLIAQRVQLDLSVLRGLSAPTSDWQGGLGVSVLLR; encoded by the coding sequence ATGAGTACAGGCATTCCCGCCGCGCGGATGCGCGCGTGCGTTCGTATCCACGGCGTGTACGCGAGGCGTCGTGCGGCGGCGCTGATCCGTTGCGCGCCGGTCCTGCTCGGCGGCCTGGGTGCAACAGGCGTCGCCCATGCCGACGATGCGCCGGCATTCGACCGCCCCGGCATCGGCTTCGCATCGCAGACCCTGCCGGCCGGCGGCGTCGCCTGGGAGCAGGCGCTGTCGGACGTGAGCTACGACCGCAGCGGCGGTGTGCGCAGTACCGAATATGTGGCCGACAGCCGGCTGCGGATCGGCCTGAGCGCGCAGGCGGAACTGCAATTGGCCATTGACAGCCAGGTCTGGCAGCGCGTGCGCGGCACCGGCCAGGATTTCCGCGGGCATGGCGGCGGCGATGCCAGCGTCGGGTTGAAATGGGCCTTGCCGAGCACGCGCGACACGTTTTCCTGGGCCGTGCTCGGCACCGCCGCCGTGCCGGTGGGACGCGCGCCGTACGGCGACGACGGGCATCGCTACGACCTCGGCGTCAGCGCCGGCTGGGACCTGGACGGCGGCCGCAATGTCGCGCTGTACGCCAACCTCAGCGACAGCGACGACGGCCACGGCTGGACCGTGTCGCCGAGCTACACGTTCTACGCGCAGGGCAACCTCAGCGCCTATGCCGAAGCCGGCATCGGCGGCGGCGAGGACGAGATGCGCGCGCTCGGCACCGGGCTGACCTGGCTGATCGCCCAGCGCGTGCAACTGGACCTGTCGGTGCTGCGCGGCTTGTCCGCGCCGACCTCGGATTGGCAGGGCGGACTCGGCGTATCGGTGCTGCTGCGCTGA
- a CDS encoding acyltransferase family protein produces the protein MGSAGSERLRPSSPAHAAGGYLPYIDGLRALAVLAVIAYHLDPAWLPGGFTGVDVFFVISGFVVSASLQRLPAAGSWSVFAQFYARRMRRIAPALVACLLATALASGLFIPDSWLSETSAKTGRMAFVGLSNWVLAATGNDYFSPKAEFNPYTHTWSLGVEEQFYLLFPLLFLAWNRGGRGRVWSTLLVALASAGSLAYALLRSRGGGEAGDAFYLTTARFWQLGSGVLLYQALALSGRFDAGAAPAPRAAWNWRSPLLALALGAVGYGLWRARPGYSPWPDGLWPVLGTLGLLGLLHGAPAGWIKRALSQRAVVAIGRVSYSLYLWHWPVFVLFRWTVGLESALAKALALLLVAVLAIASYRWVELPWRSGRIGRMRTPARTIAAGLGLILLAAGAHALLLDTQRYYSLSTVSRHPLDWYAYAKGMRKEFPHCTLKTGRADLQVGSAKLFERGDCDLHNRDGGQLFVAGDSHALAYNELLRRFALQSGVVVRLYGVGGCPIVGLQAWQATHAGCQAYERSTLADVQAQARDGDVLFLPALRLLRLAEQTELFDEAAVMAEQDSAQAQAVRAAGEEAAVALLQPLAQRGVRIVFEAPKPLLRAPPYRCSDWFNRGNAICARGTQIQRDTMERYRAPVLQSLQRIAARLPHASVWDPLPVLCEPQRCAGMRDGHPLFFDADHLSGYGNRLLLPSFTAHFKAVQAESGTTP, from the coding sequence ATGGGGAGCGCAGGGAGCGAGCGCCTGCGCCCGTCATCGCCCGCCCACGCGGCGGGCGGCTATCTGCCGTATATCGACGGACTGCGCGCGCTCGCGGTGCTGGCGGTCATTGCCTACCACCTAGATCCGGCCTGGCTGCCGGGCGGGTTCACCGGCGTCGACGTGTTCTTCGTGATCTCCGGCTTCGTGGTCAGCGCCTCGCTGCAGCGCTTGCCCGCGGCCGGCAGTTGGAGTGTGTTCGCGCAGTTCTATGCGCGGCGCATGCGCCGCATCGCGCCGGCACTGGTGGCGTGCCTGCTGGCGACCGCGCTGGCCAGTGGCCTGTTCATTCCCGACTCCTGGTTGAGCGAGACCAGCGCCAAGACCGGGCGCATGGCCTTCGTCGGCCTCAGCAACTGGGTGCTGGCTGCGACCGGCAACGATTATTTCTCGCCGAAGGCCGAGTTCAATCCGTACACGCATACCTGGTCGCTGGGCGTGGAAGAGCAGTTCTATCTGCTGTTCCCGTTGCTGTTCCTGGCCTGGAACCGTGGCGGCCGCGGCCGCGTGTGGTCGACGCTGCTGGTGGCGCTGGCCTCGGCCGGCTCGCTGGCGTATGCGCTGCTGCGCAGCCGCGGTGGCGGCGAGGCCGGCGATGCGTTCTACCTGACCACCGCGCGCTTCTGGCAACTGGGCAGCGGCGTGCTGCTGTACCAGGCGCTGGCGCTGAGCGGGCGCTTCGATGCCGGCGCCGCGCCAGCGCCGCGTGCGGCCTGGAACTGGCGTTCGCCGCTGTTGGCGCTGGCGCTGGGGGCGGTCGGTTACGGATTGTGGCGTGCGCGCCCCGGGTACTCGCCATGGCCCGATGGCCTGTGGCCGGTGTTGGGCACTCTGGGATTGCTGGGATTGCTGCACGGCGCGCCCGCCGGCTGGATCAAGCGGGCGCTGTCGCAGCGCGCGGTGGTGGCGATCGGCCGCGTTTCCTATTCGCTGTACCTGTGGCATTGGCCGGTCTTCGTGCTGTTCCGCTGGACCGTGGGCCTGGAGTCGGCGCTGGCCAAGGCGCTGGCGTTGCTGCTGGTGGCGGTGCTGGCGATCGCGTCGTACCGCTGGGTGGAACTGCCGTGGCGCAGCGGCCGCATCGGCAGGATGCGCACCCCTGCACGCACCATCGCCGCCGGGCTGGGCCTGATCCTGCTCGCCGCCGGCGCGCATGCTTTGTTGCTGGATACGCAGCGCTATTACTCGCTGAGCACGGTGAGCCGGCATCCGCTGGACTGGTACGCGTATGCCAAGGGCATGCGCAAGGAGTTCCCGCACTGCACGCTGAAGACCGGACGCGCGGATCTGCAGGTCGGCAGCGCCAAGCTGTTCGAGCGCGGCGATTGCGACTTGCATAACCGCGATGGCGGGCAGCTGTTCGTCGCCGGCGATTCGCATGCGCTGGCCTACAACGAACTGCTGCGCCGCTTCGCGCTACAGAGCGGCGTGGTGGTGCGCCTGTACGGCGTCGGCGGCTGTCCGATCGTCGGCCTGCAGGCCTGGCAGGCGACGCATGCCGGTTGCCAGGCCTACGAGCGCAGCACCCTGGCCGACGTGCAGGCGCAGGCACGCGACGGCGATGTGCTGTTCCTGCCCGCGCTGCGGCTGCTGCGCCTGGCCGAGCAGACCGAGCTGTTCGACGAGGCGGCGGTGATGGCCGAGCAGGACAGCGCGCAGGCGCAGGCGGTACGCGCCGCCGGCGAGGAGGCGGCGGTCGCGCTGCTGCAGCCGCTGGCGCAGCGCGGCGTGCGCATCGTGTTCGAAGCGCCCAAGCCGTTGCTGCGCGCGCCGCCGTACCGCTGTTCCGACTGGTTCAACCGCGGCAACGCGATCTGCGCGCGCGGCACGCAGATCCAGCGCGACACGATGGAACGCTACCGTGCGCCGGTGCTGCAGAGCCTGCAACGGATCGCCGCGCGGTTGCCGCATGCGTCGGTCTGGGACCCGTTGCCGGTGCTGTGCGAGCCGCAGCGTTGCGCCGGCATGCGCGACGGACACCCGCTGTTCTTCGATGCCGATCACCTCAGCGGCTACGGCAATCGGCTGCTGTTGCCGAGCTTCACGGCGCACTTCAAGGCAGTGCAGGCAGAATCGGGCACGACGCCGTGA
- a CDS encoding DUF2058 family protein: protein MSDTLRDQLLGLGFKPVPKPERPERNATPAQPSRGRPGQHPAHGHKPSGARGERPHAAGKPGGARAHDGAGRPRGDGAARPHPAGDGRGRPQGAGRPQGAPGQQPARPHAARPPRTREDIDLAKAYAIRAQREKDERIEAERLKQEQARLRREARAKLDDLLKDQALNHAEADIARHFPYGGKIKRIYVTAEQLKALNGGELGVLQQNGRYLLVTAALLDQAEAIFPASVALRVDPNATAEEDPYADPKYQIPDDLVW, encoded by the coding sequence ATGAGCGATACCCTCCGCGACCAGCTGCTGGGCCTGGGCTTCAAGCCTGTGCCGAAACCCGAACGCCCAGAGCGCAACGCCACGCCCGCGCAGCCGTCGCGCGGGCGGCCCGGCCAGCATCCGGCGCATGGCCACAAGCCGTCAGGCGCGCGTGGCGAACGCCCGCACGCCGCCGGCAAGCCTGGTGGCGCGCGCGCGCATGACGGCGCCGGCCGTCCGCGTGGCGACGGTGCCGCTCGTCCGCATCCTGCAGGCGACGGCCGTGGCCGTCCGCAGGGTGCGGGCAGGCCGCAGGGCGCGCCTGGCCAGCAGCCGGCGCGGCCGCACGCCGCACGGCCGCCGCGCACGCGCGAGGACATCGATCTGGCCAAGGCCTATGCGATCCGTGCGCAGCGCGAGAAGGACGAGCGCATCGAGGCCGAACGGCTCAAGCAGGAACAGGCGCGGCTGCGCCGCGAGGCGCGGGCCAAGCTCGACGACCTGCTCAAGGACCAGGCGCTGAATCACGCCGAGGCCGACATCGCCCGCCATTTCCCCTATGGCGGCAAGATCAAGCGCATCTACGTCACCGCCGAGCAGCTCAAGGCGCTCAATGGCGGCGAGCTGGGCGTGCTGCAGCAGAACGGCCGCTACCTGCTGGTGACGGCGGCGCTGCTGGATCAGGCCGAGGCGATCTTCCCGGCGTCGGTGGCGCTGCGGGTCGATCCCAACGCCACGGCCGAAGAAGATCCCTACGCCGATCCGAAGTACCAGATCCCCGACGATCTGGTCTGGTAA
- a CDS encoding SlyX family protein produces the protein MKHDFSTQDRLLENRLIELETRLSFQEQALSEVSDALAEARAESQRNATLLRHLLEDLGKVRSTLYADAADEPPPPHY, from the coding sequence GTGAAGCATGATTTCTCCACCCAGGATCGACTACTGGAGAACCGGTTGATCGAGCTGGAGACGCGCCTGTCCTTCCAGGAACAGGCGCTGTCCGAGGTCAGCGATGCGTTGGCCGAGGCACGTGCCGAAAGCCAACGCAATGCCACGCTGCTGCGCCATCTGCTCGAAGACCTGGGCAAGGTGCGCAGCACGCTGTATGCCGACGCCGCCGACGAACCACCCCCTCCGCATTATTGA
- a CDS encoding UDP-glucose/GDP-mannose dehydrogenase family protein, with the protein MRVAIFGTGYVGLVTGTCLAEVGHHVVCVDIDQAKVDGLNKGVVPIYEPGLSPMVKANHAARRLFFTTDAASAIAHGDIVFIAVGTPPDEDGSADLQYVLAVARTIGQHIQGPTVVVNKSTVPVGTADKVRAAIAAELDKRGETIEFDVVSNPEFLKEGDAVADCMRPDRIVIGSSKPGTAARLRRLYAPFNRNHDRIVEMDVRSAELTKYAANAMLATKISFMNEIANIAERVGADVEKVRQGIGSDPRIGWHFIYPGAGYGGSCFPKDVQALARTAQQYGHEAKLLDAVEAVNEAQKGHLYELIQRHYGGQSVAGKTFAVWGLAFKPNTDDMRAASSRRLLAQLWEAGATVRAYDPEATEEAKRIFGERGDLSFCEDAFAALEGADALVVVTEWKQFRSPDFTRMKELLGDAVVFDGRNLYDPQEIETFGLAYYGIGRGRSISEA; encoded by the coding sequence ATGCGCGTAGCGATATTCGGCACCGGCTATGTCGGGCTTGTCACCGGAACCTGTCTGGCCGAGGTAGGCCATCACGTGGTGTGCGTGGACATCGACCAAGCCAAAGTGGATGGGCTCAACAAGGGCGTGGTCCCGATCTACGAGCCTGGCCTCTCGCCGATGGTCAAGGCCAATCACGCCGCACGGAGGCTGTTCTTCACCACCGACGCGGCCAGCGCCATCGCGCATGGAGATATCGTGTTCATCGCCGTCGGCACGCCGCCGGACGAGGACGGTAGCGCCGATCTGCAGTACGTCCTCGCAGTGGCCCGCACCATCGGCCAGCACATCCAGGGACCGACCGTGGTGGTCAACAAGTCGACGGTGCCGGTCGGGACCGCCGACAAGGTGCGCGCGGCGATCGCCGCCGAGCTGGACAAGCGCGGCGAGACGATCGAGTTCGACGTGGTGTCCAATCCGGAATTCCTGAAGGAAGGCGACGCCGTCGCCGACTGCATGCGTCCGGACCGCATCGTGATCGGCAGCAGCAAGCCGGGCACCGCCGCGCGCCTGCGCCGCCTGTACGCGCCGTTCAACCGCAACCACGACCGCATCGTGGAGATGGACGTGCGTTCGGCCGAACTGACCAAGTACGCGGCCAACGCGATGCTGGCGACCAAGATCAGTTTCATGAACGAGATCGCCAACATCGCCGAGCGGGTCGGCGCCGACGTGGAGAAGGTGCGCCAGGGCATCGGCTCGGATCCGCGCATTGGCTGGCACTTCATCTACCCGGGCGCCGGCTACGGCGGCTCGTGCTTCCCCAAGGACGTGCAGGCGTTGGCGCGCACCGCGCAGCAGTACGGCCACGAGGCCAAGCTGCTGGACGCGGTGGAAGCGGTCAACGAGGCGCAGAAGGGCCATCTGTACGAGCTGATCCAGCGCCACTACGGCGGCCAGAGCGTGGCCGGCAAGACCTTCGCGGTGTGGGGCCTGGCGTTCAAGCCCAATACCGACGACATGCGCGCCGCGTCCAGCCGCCGCCTGCTGGCGCAGCTGTGGGAGGCCGGGGCGACGGTGCGTGCCTACGATCCGGAGGCGACCGAGGAAGCCAAGCGCATCTTCGGCGAACGCGGCGACCTGAGCTTCTGCGAGGATGCCTTCGCGGCGCTGGAAGGCGCCGACGCGCTGGTCGTGGTCACCGAATGGAAGCAGTTCCGCAGCCCGGATTTCACCCGGATGAAGGAACTGCTCGGCGACGCGGTGGTGTTCGACGGCCGCAATCTCTACGATCCGCAGGAAATCGAGACCTTCGGTCTCGCTTACTATGGCATCGGCCGCGGGCGTTCGATCAGTGAAGCATGA
- a CDS encoding FKBP-type peptidyl-prolyl cis-trans isomerase — protein sequence MKMGMRGAVASLLMGMAVVAGSASAQAPAAAKPAALSSEKQKVSYAIGMDVARSFEPIAQDIDLDAMQRAIENAFKGGKPLLSDEQAQATDTALRTQMAARAGQPIPGMAPGSQPPPVSKQNVGLMLGDRAVGPSLARIQNEIDLGILMGAVRTVFAKGDTAMTQEQAAATLQAYSASKQAAASTENREKGNAFLAQNKTQKGVVTTPSGLQYMVLRQGSGERPMPTSKVRVNYEGKLLNGEVFDSSYKTGQPAEFSLSQVVPGWSEGVALMPVGSKYRFWIPSNLGYGPQGTPGGPIGPDSMLTFDVELLGILQ from the coding sequence ATGAAGATGGGAATGCGCGGCGCCGTGGCGTCGCTGTTGATGGGGATGGCGGTGGTGGCGGGCAGCGCGTCCGCGCAGGCGCCGGCTGCGGCCAAGCCGGCGGCGCTGAGCAGCGAGAAGCAGAAGGTCAGCTATGCGATCGGCATGGACGTGGCGCGCTCGTTCGAGCCCATCGCCCAGGACATCGATCTGGACGCCATGCAGCGCGCGATCGAGAACGCGTTCAAGGGCGGCAAGCCGTTGTTGTCCGACGAGCAGGCGCAGGCCACCGATACCGCATTGCGTACGCAGATGGCCGCGCGCGCCGGGCAGCCGATCCCGGGCATGGCGCCGGGCAGCCAGCCGCCGCCGGTGTCCAAGCAGAACGTGGGCCTGATGCTCGGCGATCGCGCGGTCGGCCCGTCGCTGGCGCGGATCCAGAACGAGATCGATCTGGGCATCTTGATGGGCGCGGTACGCACCGTGTTCGCCAAGGGCGACACCGCGATGACCCAGGAGCAGGCGGCCGCCACGCTGCAGGCCTACAGCGCCTCCAAGCAGGCCGCCGCGTCGACCGAGAACCGCGAGAAGGGCAACGCCTTCCTGGCCCAGAACAAGACCCAGAAGGGCGTGGTCACCACGCCGTCGGGCCTGCAGTACATGGTGCTGCGCCAGGGCAGCGGCGAACGGCCGATGCCGACCAGCAAGGTGCGGGTGAACTACGAAGGCAAGCTGCTCAATGGCGAAGTGTTCGACAGCTCGTACAAGACCGGGCAGCCGGCCGAGTTCTCGCTCAGCCAGGTGGTGCCGGGCTGGAGCGAGGGCGTGGCGCTGATGCCGGTCGGCTCCAAGTACCGTTTCTGGATTCCGTCGAACCTGGGCTACGGCCCGCAGGGCACGCCGGGCGGCCCGATCGGCCCGGATTCCATGCTCACCTTCGACGTTGAACTGTTGGGCATCCTTCAATAA
- a CDS encoding glutathione peroxidase, producing the protein MKLSKRLFFLAILAAAGTVGSAWAASLLDQDYRPLAGKDKVNLNKTYGGKVLLVVNTASKCGFTPQYDGLEQLQQRYAAQGFSVLGFPSNDFKGQEPGSEKQIQEFCTLTYGVKFPMFEKVHVLGTEATPLYQQLTKATGVAPGWNFHKYLIARDGRVVAQFPSKIAPDDPALRAAIERELKAQSGSH; encoded by the coding sequence ATGAAACTATCCAAACGCTTGTTTTTCCTCGCGATCCTGGCCGCTGCCGGCACCGTTGGCAGTGCCTGGGCGGCGTCGCTGCTGGACCAGGACTACCGTCCGCTGGCCGGCAAGGACAAGGTGAATCTGAACAAGACCTACGGCGGCAAGGTGCTGCTGGTGGTCAATACCGCCAGCAAGTGCGGCTTCACCCCGCAATACGACGGCCTGGAGCAGCTGCAGCAGCGCTACGCCGCGCAGGGCTTCAGCGTGCTCGGTTTCCCGTCCAACGACTTCAAGGGGCAGGAGCCCGGTTCGGAGAAGCAGATCCAGGAATTCTGCACGCTGACCTACGGGGTCAAGTTCCCGATGTTCGAGAAGGTGCATGTGCTCGGCACCGAGGCGACGCCGCTGTACCAGCAACTGACCAAGGCCACCGGCGTGGCGCCAGGCTGGAACTTCCACAAGTATCTGATCGCGCGCGACGGACGCGTGGTCGCGCAGTTCCCCAGCAAGATCGCGCCGGACGATCCGGCCCTGCGTGCGGCCATCGAACGCGAACTGAAAGCGCAGTCGGGATCACATTGA
- a CDS encoding GntR family transcriptional regulator translates to MSDIHWSDGAPIYRQLKDRVIAMMLDGIIKPGDALPSVRQVAAEYQLNPITVSRAYQELADEALVEKRRGLGMFMTEEAAKKLRGSERDRFLNEEWPLVLERIQRLGLTLEDLLPPGKTP, encoded by the coding sequence ATGAGCGATATCCACTGGAGCGATGGCGCTCCGATCTACCGCCAGCTGAAGGATCGCGTGATCGCGATGATGCTGGATGGAATCATCAAGCCCGGCGATGCGCTGCCCTCGGTGCGCCAGGTCGCCGCCGAATACCAGCTCAACCCGATCACCGTTTCGCGTGCCTACCAGGAACTGGCCGACGAGGCCCTGGTCGAGAAGCGCCGCGGGCTGGGCATGTTCATGACCGAGGAAGCGGCCAAGAAGCTGCGCGGCAGCGAACGCGACCGCTTTCTCAACGAAGAGTGGCCTCTGGTGCTGGAACGGATCCAGCGCCTGGGCCTGACACTGGAAGACTTGTTGCCACCGGGGAAAACACCATGA